From Haemophilus parainfluenzae:
GAAAGCTTTGTGGCATTGCAATATCTGTGGGAAAAAGATGATGCACTTCGCATTGAAGTGCTTAATAACGATCATTACCAATATAATTACAACGTCCATCGTTGTCGCTATGCGGAAATGTATCAAGAAATGGGATTAGCTGATATTGGTTTCTTGCTTTCTTGTAACCGTGATAGCAAATTTATTGAAGGCTATGCGCCAAATGTAAAATTAACACGTCCTCATACGGTAATGAATGGTGATGGTTTCTGTGATTTCCGTTACCAACTTCAAGAAGAAACAAAAGCAGAGAAATAATGTATGACAGTACAAATTAATACTGCGAGATTATTAAAACTCATTGATGATTTTGCTCAATTTGGACGAACAGAAAAAGGCGGGGTAACCCGCCTTACTTTAAGTGATGAAGACAAACAAGCTCGTGATTATTTTGTACAAATTGTAAAAGAGGCGGGCTTTTCTGTTCAAGTAGATGGAATTGGTAATATTTTTGTTCGCCGCCTAGGATTACAACCAAATTTATCACCAATTTTGCTTGGTTCACATGGTGATTCTCAACCGCTTGGTGGTCGCTATGATGGTATCTATGGTGTATTGGCTGGATTAGAAGTTTTACTCTCGCTTAATGATCAAAGAATTGAAACTGTGCGTTCGATTGATTTGGTGATGTGGACGAATGAAGAAGGCGCAAGGTTTGCCCCTGCGATGATGGGGGCTGCGGTTTTTACGGGAAAATTGTCCCTTAATGATGCGTTAAAAATCCAAGATAAAGATGGCTTAACGATTAAAGATGAGCTTGAACGCATTGGCTACTTAGGTCAGGCGGATTTTTCACAATATAAAGCTCATGCAGCGTTAGAAGTTCACATTGAGCAAGGTCCAATTTTAGAACGCAATCAAACAGATGTCGGC
This genomic window contains:
- a CDS encoding L-2-amino-thiazoline-4-carboxylic acid hydrolase, translating into MSVDFPEFVEIGILQQRKIEAEIIKPIYEIMKREFGLEKAKAIIEEAVANAAVDAGKEYAKREPEGTSVESFVALQYLWEKDDALRIEVLNNDHYQYNYNVHRCRYAEMYQEMGLADIGFLLSCNRDSKFIEGYAPNVKLTRPHTVMNGDGFCDFRYQLQEETKAEK